The following proteins are co-located in the Penaeus monodon isolate SGIC_2016 chromosome 10, NSTDA_Pmon_1, whole genome shotgun sequence genome:
- the LOC119578184 gene encoding uncharacterized protein LOC119578184, whose protein sequence is MHSSLVSVAALLIVVALTAARPDGATILDFDGDNHHHTQQGSAGNVVTGTYGWTSPEGYNFRVKYIADANGFRVVESNAVPINADGIYADGKQGAFESDEYEK, encoded by the exons ATGCACTCGTCATTA GTCTCCGTCGCTGCCCTCCTCATAGTTGTGGCACTGACAGCAGCCAGACCCGATGGTGCCACTATCCTCGACTTCGATGGtgacaaccaccaccacacgcaACAGGGAAGTGCTGGAAATGTTGTCACGGGGACCTACGG CTGGACGTCCCCCGAAGGATACAACTTCCGGGTCAAGTACATCGCCGACGCGAACGGCTTCCGCGTCGTCGAGAGCAACGCCGTCCCGATCAACGCCGACGGAATCTACGCCGACGGGAAGCAGGGGGCGTTCGAGTCGGACGAATATGAGAAATGA